A stretch of the Nitrospiria bacterium genome encodes the following:
- a CDS encoding metal ABC transporter permease: protein MPEWISYGFIQRALLSSVLVGCLCSIIGVFVILKGFSFIGAGTAHSAFAGVTLAYLLGINPMGLAILFGVGAVWVIGFLEQKGKMKLDVSTGIFYTSTMALAILFIGMMKGYNAEVYGYLFGSILSVSQTDIWIMSFVTFLILFIIFLFYKEFHFIAFDQEMADASGIPARTLSYLLLTLIALTIVISLKSVGAVLVFALVIIPAATAYQLTHTMKTMMICSVLAGTSSSVGGVFLSYWFDLPSGATIVLLATGFFFLSILFSPKRKMYQKT from the coding sequence TCATCGGGGTTTTTGTCATTCTTAAGGGTTTTTCTTTTATAGGAGCAGGAACTGCCCATTCTGCTTTTGCAGGGGTCACCTTGGCTTATCTGTTGGGGATCAATCCCATGGGGCTGGCCATCCTTTTTGGGGTGGGAGCAGTCTGGGTGATCGGGTTTTTAGAACAAAAAGGCAAAATGAAACTGGATGTTTCTACCGGAATCTTCTATACCTCTACCATGGCCTTGGCCATTCTCTTTATTGGTATGATGAAAGGCTACAATGCAGAGGTGTATGGGTATCTTTTCGGTTCTATCCTTTCAGTCAGTCAAACCGATATTTGGATCATGAGCTTCGTGACCTTCTTGATTCTTTTCATTATTTTTCTTTTCTATAAAGAATTTCATTTTATTGCCTTCGATCAAGAAATGGCAGATGCTTCCGGAATTCCAGCCCGAACCCTTTCTTACCTCTTGCTGACATTGATTGCTCTAACCATCGTCATTTCTTTGAAATCGGTCGGGGCGGTTTTGGTTTTTGCCCTGGTCATTATTCCCGCCGCAACCGCCTACCAGCTCACCCACACCATGAAAACCATGATGATCTGTTCGGTCCTGGCCGGAACGAGTTCCTCAGTGGGAGGGGTTTTCCTTTCCTATTGGTTTGACCTTCCATCTGGAGCAACCATTGTACTGTTGGCAACGGGTTTTTTCTTTTTATCCATTTTGTTTTCTCCAAAACGAAAGATGTATCAAAAAACCTGA
- a CDS encoding S41 family peptidase — protein MGFPFSKFFSYFFFGAVFLCAPSVWGETRLLRFPDIHQEKVVFCYAGDLWQVGSKGGQASRLTSHPGQELFPKFSPDGQWIAFTGQYDGDEQVYVIPSEGGIPKQLTFYPAQPSIPSRFGFDHQVYGWTSDGSQILFRSLRYAWHYNMGKLFTVPFQGGFPQPLPMPSSGAGDFSPDGKKMIYSPLMRDFRTWKRYEGGWAQNLFIFDLKTFQTEKITSTPRSDRDPMWIGDTIYYVSDRDGKLNLFSYHPSTQKTRQLTHYKEYDLRWPSSDGQEQIIFELNGTLHIFNLKSEQTRPLSISVPNDGVAMRPSRISAEKFIESFAFSPKGERALFAARGDIFSVPVEKGPTRNLTQSSYAHDKWPAWSPKGNHVVFLSDRSGEEELFLIPQDGSGDLEPLTQGGNAMRYLPKWSPDEKRIALSDKNGKIFILDIKTKKLSEIADDQVGQVVDYTWSGDGNYLAFSLSDDTYYRSIYIWDIKNKKLQRVTGSFFSEFNPVWDPQGNYLFFLGVRAFNPQGGAIEPNFILNREVSIYALALRKDVPHPFPPESDEVSPGEDMQKDTENEKEKNKGKNQMIKGPIDFEGLSERITQVPVQADNYEELSATEGYLLYRKTGPSYFGRNSDVIPSLYLFSIQDRKATLLAEHVSGYQVSHDGKKIIAKQGAQFWVYEATPKGKETKKKIPTNGLMVDRIPSEEWVQIFEEVWRRFRDFFYVENMHGYPWEEIRERYRPLLKDVAHRADLNYVLGEMVSELNVSHAYVSGGDFEIPPRPQVALPGARFEIDPSVKRFRIGKIYQGQNEEARYRSPLREIGVHVEEGEYVMAINGKDLTTEVNPYQWLRHKADQPIQMTVNKKPTLEGAREVVFQPLTREDQLLYFSWVDRNRQMVSEKTKGRVGYLHLPDMGANGLREFTKWFYGQIRKEGLIIDIRGNGGGYVSQMVIERLKRELLALQYSRNSDIPHPYPSMAFHGHMVGILDETSASDADIFSAMFQKAGLGPLIGKRSWGGVVGIQNHGPLIDGGSVFVPEFGFASDDGRWIIENYGVEPDRVVENDPQSVIQGKDLQLERAIQEVMDRIQRDPRRFPPKPPDPIKTE, from the coding sequence ATGGGATTCCCTTTTTCTAAGTTTTTTTCTTATTTCTTTTTTGGTGCGGTGTTTTTATGCGCTCCTTCTGTATGGGGTGAAACCCGTCTTCTTCGTTTTCCGGATATTCATCAGGAAAAGGTTGTGTTTTGTTATGCGGGGGACCTTTGGCAGGTGGGTTCAAAAGGAGGGCAAGCGTCACGGCTTACCTCACATCCGGGACAGGAACTTTTTCCAAAATTTTCCCCGGACGGTCAATGGATTGCTTTTACCGGACAGTATGATGGGGATGAACAGGTCTATGTTATTCCTTCGGAGGGAGGCATTCCCAAACAGCTCACCTTTTATCCTGCCCAGCCCTCGATCCCCTCCCGCTTTGGTTTTGATCACCAGGTTTACGGATGGACCTCGGATGGGAGTCAAATCCTTTTCCGTTCCCTGCGCTATGCATGGCATTATAATATGGGGAAATTGTTTACTGTTCCTTTTCAGGGAGGCTTCCCTCAGCCCCTGCCCATGCCCAGTTCCGGAGCGGGTGATTTCTCCCCGGATGGAAAAAAAATGATATACAGCCCTTTGATGAGGGATTTTAGGACCTGGAAGCGTTATGAAGGGGGTTGGGCACAAAACCTTTTCATCTTTGACTTGAAAACCTTCCAAACCGAAAAAATTACATCAACCCCTCGTTCAGACCGGGATCCGATGTGGATCGGAGATACTATATATTATGTTTCCGACCGGGATGGAAAGTTGAATCTTTTCTCTTATCACCCTTCCACACAAAAAACCCGACAACTGACCCATTATAAGGAATATGATCTTCGGTGGCCCAGTTCGGACGGGCAAGAACAAATCATTTTTGAATTAAATGGAACCCTTCATATTTTCAACCTGAAAAGCGAACAAACCCGGCCCCTATCTATTTCGGTTCCCAATGATGGGGTGGCCATGCGGCCTTCCAGGATTTCCGCGGAAAAGTTCATCGAATCCTTTGCTTTCAGCCCGAAAGGGGAACGGGCTCTTTTTGCGGCACGGGGGGATATTTTTTCCGTTCCGGTGGAAAAGGGACCTACCCGGAATCTTACCCAATCCTCTTATGCCCATGACAAATGGCCCGCATGGTCTCCCAAGGGAAACCATGTTGTTTTTCTTTCCGATCGCAGTGGAGAAGAAGAGCTCTTCCTGATCCCTCAAGACGGCTCTGGGGATTTGGAACCACTCACTCAAGGAGGGAATGCCATGCGATATTTGCCCAAATGGTCTCCCGATGAAAAGCGCATTGCCCTGAGTGATAAAAACGGAAAAATTTTTATTTTGGACATAAAAACCAAAAAGCTTTCTGAAATTGCCGATGACCAGGTGGGACAAGTGGTGGATTATACCTGGTCGGGGGATGGGAACTACCTGGCTTTTAGTTTAAGCGATGACACCTACTATCGGTCTATTTATATATGGGATATAAAAAATAAAAAATTGCAACGGGTAACGGGGTCCTTTTTTAGCGAGTTCAATCCGGTCTGGGACCCTCAGGGAAACTATCTGTTTTTTTTGGGTGTTCGGGCTTTTAACCCTCAGGGAGGTGCCATTGAGCCCAACTTTATTTTAAATCGGGAAGTCAGCATCTATGCCCTGGCGTTACGGAAGGATGTTCCTCATCCTTTTCCACCGGAGAGTGATGAAGTTTCTCCCGGGGAGGATATGCAGAAGGATACGGAAAATGAAAAAGAAAAAAATAAAGGAAAGAATCAAATGATAAAGGGACCCATTGATTTTGAGGGCCTATCGGAAAGGATTACCCAGGTTCCGGTTCAAGCAGATAATTATGAGGAATTATCCGCCACCGAAGGTTACTTGCTGTATCGAAAAACCGGTCCCTCCTATTTCGGCCGAAACAGTGATGTGATCCCTTCCCTTTATCTGTTTTCTATACAGGACCGGAAAGCCACGCTCCTTGCAGAACACGTTTCCGGCTACCAGGTCTCCCATGACGGAAAGAAAATAATTGCCAAGCAAGGAGCCCAATTCTGGGTTTACGAGGCCACTCCCAAGGGAAAGGAGACCAAGAAAAAAATTCCCACCAATGGCCTTATGGTGGATCGCATACCCTCCGAGGAATGGGTCCAGATTTTTGAAGAGGTCTGGCGGCGATTTCGGGATTTCTTTTATGTGGAGAATATGCACGGGTATCCATGGGAAGAAATTCGGGAAAGGTATCGTCCGCTCCTTAAAGATGTTGCCCACCGGGCCGATTTAAATTATGTCCTAGGGGAAATGGTATCAGAACTGAATGTTTCCCATGCCTACGTTAGCGGGGGTGATTTTGAAATCCCCCCGCGTCCTCAGGTAGCCCTTCCCGGAGCTCGGTTTGAAATTGATCCGAGCGTGAAACGCTTTCGAATCGGAAAGATTTATCAAGGGCAGAATGAAGAGGCCCGTTACCGTTCACCTCTCCGAGAAATTGGGGTTCATGTGGAGGAGGGGGAATATGTGATGGCCATCAATGGAAAAGATTTGACAACCGAGGTGAATCCGTATCAATGGCTTCGTCACAAAGCGGATCAGCCCATCCAAATGACGGTTAATAAAAAACCCACTTTGGAAGGGGCGCGAGAGGTGGTGTTTCAGCCCCTTACCCGTGAGGATCAACTCCTCTATTTTAGTTGGGTGGATCGAAATCGACAAATGGTTTCTGAGAAAACCAAAGGGCGGGTGGGCTACCTCCACCTTCCGGATATGGGAGCCAATGGCCTTCGTGAGTTTACAAAATGGTTTTATGGACAGATTCGCAAGGAGGGGCTCATTATCGATATCAGAGGAAATGGGGGGGGGTATGTTTCTCAGATGGTAATTGAGCGGTTAAAGCGGGAGCTGTTGGCCTTGCAGTATTCCAGAAACAGTGATATTCCCCACCCCTATCCCTCCATGGCATTTCATGGTCACATGGTTGGGATTTTGGATGAGACGTCGGCCTCCGATGCTGATATTTTTTCGGCCATGTTTCAGAAAGCCGGGCTGGGGCCCTTAATTGGAAAACGGTCATGGGGAGGGGTGGTGGGAATTCAGAATCACGGTCCGCTGATTGATGGAGGTTCGGTTTTTGTTCCGGAGTTTGGGTTTGCCTCCGATGATGGGCGTTGGATCATTGAGAATTATGGCGTTGAACCCGACAGGGTGGTGGAAAACGACCCCCAGTCGGTGATTCAAGGGAAGGACCTTCAATTGGAGCGTGCCATTCAAGAAGTGATGGATAGGATTCAAAGGGACCCGCGAAGGTTTCCCCCAAAACCGCCTGATCCGATAAAAACGGAATAA
- a CDS encoding class I SAM-dependent methyltransferase — MVKVEDSCPVCHSSEGMKTVWNIEDMITQRPFSIVECPHCTMMRTLPVPDHLGAFYDSDMGRMMVTAPSKTHAFLKGLLLGLELRRIISRVSPATFVDVGCGPGDFACFIHRKGHSVMTADAGEEPPSAVQASGSIPYYPIDFDRCEIRGLERFPSSTVILRHVLEHVRNPKMFLEKLIQYGASHFYIVVPNTACLERRILGRYWGFWDPPRHLWHYNHRALRFLLESLDLTIMAQGFDTIPNIIPSFYRYLRVKGVSPLVYNLFKPKGFLSSVSTPLNLFLPKNVAWILVSVKG, encoded by the coding sequence ATGGTGAAGGTTGAAGATTCCTGCCCGGTTTGTCATTCCTCAGAAGGGATGAAAACTGTTTGGAACATTGAGGATATGATTACCCAGCGACCTTTTTCTATTGTGGAATGTCCCCATTGTACCATGATGCGTACGCTTCCGGTTCCTGATCACCTGGGGGCTTTTTATGATTCCGATATGGGAAGGATGATGGTGACCGCTCCCAGTAAGACCCATGCCTTTTTAAAAGGTCTATTACTCGGGTTGGAATTGAGGAGAATCATTTCACGGGTTTCTCCCGCCACTTTTGTTGACGTGGGGTGTGGTCCGGGGGATTTTGCCTGTTTTATTCATCGAAAAGGACATTCGGTGATGACCGCAGATGCAGGAGAGGAGCCCCCATCGGCAGTTCAAGCCAGTGGATCCATTCCCTATTACCCCATTGATTTTGACCGATGTGAGATCCGGGGCCTCGAAAGGTTCCCCTCGTCTACGGTAATTTTGCGCCATGTTTTGGAGCATGTCCGGAACCCTAAAATGTTTCTTGAGAAACTCATTCAATATGGGGCTTCTCATTTTTATATTGTGGTTCCCAATACGGCTTGTCTAGAACGGCGTATATTAGGACGATATTGGGGATTTTGGGATCCTCCGAGGCATTTGTGGCATTATAATCACCGGGCCCTTAGATTTTTGTTGGAGAGCCTGGACCTGACCATAATGGCCCAAGGATTTGATACGATCCCCAATATTATTCCCAGTTTTTACCGCTATCTTCGGGTCAAGGGGGTTTCTCCTTTGGTATACAATCTCTTTAAACCGAAAGGGTTTTTAAGTAGCGTTTCAACCCCTTTGAATCTTTTTTTGCCCAAAAATGTAGCCTGGATCCTTGTTTCCGTGAAGGGCTGA
- a CDS encoding type II secretion system protein has protein sequence MEKKSRRTLNILFNQKGFTLFVLLATIVIIGISTSIGVKQWKTIVKRDKEAELLFRGDQIRRAIALYFNKPGALKYPSSMEDLMGDGFGKKNYLRRLYKDPMTKKDFELLGVNNVIVGVRSTSDDLPLKTGEFPDAYQCFEEAETYRDWLFLYIKSAKNEESPCAAIVNLKVIEK, from the coding sequence GTGGAAAAAAAATCCCGAAGAACCCTTAATATCCTTTTCAATCAAAAAGGATTTACTCTTTTTGTGCTTCTTGCCACCATTGTCATCATCGGTATTTCAACGTCCATTGGGGTAAAGCAATGGAAGACCATTGTGAAACGGGACAAGGAAGCGGAACTGCTTTTCCGGGGGGATCAAATTCGAAGGGCCATTGCTTTATATTTTAATAAACCCGGTGCCCTAAAATACCCCTCTTCGATGGAAGATTTGATGGGGGATGGTTTTGGAAAAAAAAACTACCTGCGTCGTCTGTATAAAGACCCTATGACCAAAAAAGATTTTGAGCTTTTAGGGGTGAACAATGTGATTGTGGGTGTGCGGAGTACCAGTGATGATCTTCCCCTCAAAACCGGAGAATTTCCGGATGCGTATCAATGCTTTGAAGAGGCGGAGACCTATCGGGACTGGTTATTCCTCTACATAAAAAGTGCAAAGAATGAGGAATCCCCCTGTGCCGCCATTGTGAATCTTAAGGTCATTGAGAAATAA
- a CDS encoding prepilin-type N-terminal cleavage/methylation domain-containing protein — MKLNRFEMRLPVLKRNAGFTLLEILVVLSILGILVTLAIPSYQLATLKAKEATLKEDLFVFRDLLDQYYSDHGSYPSALEDLVEMGYLRAIPVDPMTQSKETWIEIFLEEAEGDEQGVYDVHSGSNLVGTDGTPYNEW, encoded by the coding sequence ATGAAATTAAATAGGTTTGAAATGCGTCTGCCGGTATTAAAAAGGAACGCCGGGTTTACATTGCTTGAAATATTAGTGGTTTTGAGTATTCTTGGCATTTTGGTGACTCTTGCGATCCCCTCTTATCAATTGGCCACACTGAAAGCGAAAGAAGCAACCCTAAAAGAAGATCTTTTTGTTTTTCGGGATCTTCTGGATCAATACTACTCCGATCACGGAAGTTATCCTTCTGCCCTGGAGGATTTGGTGGAAATGGGTTACTTAAGAGCCATTCCGGTGGATCCCATGACCCAATCTAAAGAAACCTGGATTGAAATATTTTTAGAGGAGGCAGAAGGAGATGAACAGGGGGTTTATGATGTTCACAGTGGAAGTAATCTTGTGGGAACGGATGGGACCCCCTATAATGAATGGTAA
- a CDS encoding prepilin-type N-terminal cleavage/methylation domain-containing protein, with protein MKQGLFSFYRQVSFSHSQSGITLVEIIITLTVIFILASIALPISKITIKRGKELELRRSLREMRVAIDRFRWDYEAKKISRLESDVVNSESGYPVSLDILVEGAPSGDVKGTLRKYLRRIPKDPMTGEREWGLRCYKDPPDETEWCGDDVFDVFTLSEGVGLDGVHYREW; from the coding sequence ATGAAACAAGGACTTTTCAGTTTTTACCGGCAGGTTTCATTTTCCCATTCCCAGAGCGGGATTACCCTTGTTGAAATTATCATTACCCTGACCGTCATTTTTATACTGGCCTCTATTGCACTCCCGATATCAAAAATTACCATCAAAAGGGGAAAAGAGCTGGAGCTTCGAAGAAGTTTAAGGGAAATGCGGGTTGCCATTGATCGGTTTAGATGGGATTATGAGGCAAAAAAGATTTCACGTCTTGAAAGTGATGTGGTCAATAGTGAAAGCGGCTACCCTGTTTCTTTAGACATTTTGGTGGAGGGGGCTCCCAGTGGGGATGTTAAAGGAACGTTACGAAAGTACCTTCGCAGAATTCCAAAAGACCCGATGACCGGAGAAAGGGAATGGGGCCTTCGATGTTATAAAGATCCTCCCGATGAAACCGAGTGGTGTGGGGATGACGTGTTTGATGTTTTCACCCTCAGCGAAGGAGTTGGGCTAGACGGGGTTCATTATCGGGAGTGGTGA
- a CDS encoding secretin N-terminal domain-containing protein — protein MKICFVKGATQIFVWLVVFSVMGCVSMKEIRLGDQFAEEGNWEGSLIHYQMALDKDPTNLEVREKLIEAKKRVAALHFVQGKQLLQEKEIELAIQEFKRALSLDPSKKEHQNSLAGAMKLREAQSFYKLGERFANISRFDDAISEFEKALELDPSHVLAQEGLIRINALMEKQKAEGELALKSTQPITLKFQNARLKEVFELLAKTSGINILFDKDVRDDNVTIFVRDVSFNEALNLILATNNLFMKKINEETILIVPKIKQKVDQYQDLLIRTFYLSNVPAKDMVNLLRTMLETRRVFVNNDLNAIVLRDTPEKIELAEKIIHANDRKVAEVTFDVEILEVNEQKMSKLGWNFSSNQAQFSLTPPGGTVSSSGATTISVEQLTNLGTAAYLFTLPSVIIDFLKTNSDAKTLANPKIRILNNESAKINIGNKVPILLSSTQFASGTGTQAVSQNVNVTTNIEFKDTGIKLSVDKPNIHLNNDVTVKLSLDITTLGPRVELGENQSQFQFGNRSVETVLNIRDGETVVIGGLIQEDEKKSVNKIPGLGDIPVLGYLFSGLDTEKQNIDLLLTITPHVVRGLETPAEAIQSFWSGTGEAYSTKPLFSDFAPFGGLKESDGLPPLPEIPVESPSPGTGRSPGTPPRGQIPPSIIPPSVPGVPPSSFNAPRNNPRPPVPPSPTGFLPRSKLGPFPGVQSQKETVVMFRPQEGNLTIQQELGMAVMVNQIPSMSEAMLTLSYDPEILHLKSAQEGSFLRQGGVQTSFTTSSNGQGKVKIHLKRLGDTRGISGSGDLIQLTFSGKGVGTSPIFLENPQMLTPAKGYLPIQSMQAQIRVQ, from the coding sequence TTGAAAATCTGTTTCGTAAAAGGGGCAACCCAAATTTTTGTATGGTTGGTGGTGTTTTCGGTGATGGGCTGTGTTTCCATGAAAGAGATTCGGCTGGGGGATCAGTTTGCCGAGGAGGGAAACTGGGAAGGGTCCCTGATCCATTACCAAATGGCCCTCGATAAGGATCCCACCAATCTAGAAGTTAGAGAAAAATTAATTGAAGCCAAAAAACGGGTTGCTGCTCTGCACTTCGTTCAGGGAAAACAACTGCTTCAAGAGAAGGAAATCGAATTGGCGATTCAGGAATTTAAACGTGCCTTAAGCTTGGATCCCTCTAAAAAAGAACATCAAAATTCCCTGGCGGGGGCCATGAAATTGAGAGAGGCCCAAAGCTTCTACAAATTAGGAGAACGGTTTGCCAACATTTCAAGATTTGATGATGCCATCTCTGAATTTGAGAAGGCGCTGGAGTTGGATCCCTCCCATGTTTTGGCACAAGAGGGTTTGATCAGAATTAATGCTCTTATGGAGAAACAAAAAGCAGAGGGAGAATTAGCTTTAAAATCGACACAGCCCATTACCCTTAAATTTCAAAATGCCCGGTTGAAAGAGGTCTTCGAACTGCTGGCCAAAACCTCAGGGATCAATATCCTTTTTGATAAGGATGTCCGTGATGATAATGTGACCATCTTTGTAAGGGACGTTTCTTTTAATGAAGCATTGAATTTGATCCTGGCCACCAACAACCTTTTCATGAAAAAAATCAATGAAGAAACCATTCTCATCGTTCCAAAAATTAAGCAAAAGGTGGATCAGTATCAAGATTTGTTGATTCGGACCTTTTACCTCTCAAACGTTCCGGCAAAGGATATGGTCAACCTGCTTCGGACCATGTTGGAAACCCGCCGGGTCTTTGTAAACAATGACCTCAATGCGATTGTCTTGCGGGATACTCCTGAGAAAATTGAGCTTGCCGAAAAGATTATTCATGCCAATGATCGAAAAGTTGCCGAGGTGACATTTGATGTGGAAATTTTGGAAGTCAACGAACAAAAAATGAGCAAATTGGGGTGGAATTTTTCTTCCAATCAAGCCCAATTTTCCCTGACCCCTCCTGGGGGAACAGTCTCATCGTCAGGAGCCACAACCATTAGTGTGGAACAGTTAACCAATCTGGGAACCGCGGCATATCTTTTCACACTTCCCAGTGTGATCATTGATTTTCTAAAAACGAACTCCGATGCAAAGACACTAGCCAATCCTAAAATCCGAATCCTCAACAATGAATCCGCAAAAATTAACATTGGAAACAAGGTCCCGATTCTTTTGAGTTCAACCCAGTTTGCTTCAGGAACCGGTACCCAGGCCGTGAGCCAAAACGTCAACGTGACCACCAATATTGAATTTAAAGATACGGGGATCAAATTATCAGTGGATAAACCCAATATTCATTTAAATAATGATGTGACTGTAAAACTCAGTTTGGATATTACGACGCTAGGTCCCAGGGTTGAACTCGGGGAGAACCAATCGCAATTTCAATTCGGAAACCGTTCCGTGGAAACCGTATTAAATATTAGGGATGGGGAAACGGTGGTGATTGGGGGGCTCATTCAAGAGGACGAGAAGAAGTCGGTCAACAAAATCCCCGGGTTAGGTGATATTCCCGTGTTGGGTTACCTTTTTTCAGGATTGGACACCGAAAAACAAAATATCGATTTGCTTTTGACCATCACCCCTCATGTGGTCCGGGGATTGGAGACCCCTGCTGAGGCGATCCAGTCGTTTTGGTCGGGTACGGGGGAGGCTTATTCTACCAAACCCCTATTTTCAGATTTTGCTCCCTTTGGGGGGTTAAAGGAAAGCGATGGCCTTCCCCCGCTCCCAGAAATTCCTGTGGAAAGCCCATCGCCGGGAACCGGGAGATCTCCTGGGACTCCTCCTCGCGGGCAAATTCCTCCATCGATTATTCCCCCTTCGGTTCCCGGAGTCCCACCCTCATCCTTTAATGCGCCACGAAACAACCCTCGGCCTCCCGTTCCTCCTTCCCCAACCGGTTTTCTCCCCCGCTCCAAATTAGGACCCTTTCCGGGCGTTCAGAGCCAGAAAGAAACCGTAGTCATGTTTCGCCCTCAAGAGGGAAACTTGACCATTCAACAGGAATTAGGTATGGCGGTCATGGTCAATCAAATCCCCAGTATGTCCGAGGCGATGCTGACCCTTTCTTATGATCCTGAAATCCTGCACCTCAAAAGTGCCCAGGAGGGTTCTTTCCTCCGGCAAGGTGGGGTTCAAACCTCTTTTACCACATCAAGCAATGGACAGGGAAAAGTTAAAATTCATTTAAAGCGCCTGGGGGATACCCGGGGCATTTCGGGATCGGGAGATCTGATTCAATTGACCTTTTCCGGAAAAGGTGTGGGCACCTCTCCTATTTTTCTTGAAAACCCCCAAATGTTAACCCCCGCAAAAGGTTATCTCCCGATTCAATCCATGCAGGCACAGATCCGTGTCCAATGA